Sequence from the Phragmites australis chromosome 11, lpPhrAust1.1, whole genome shotgun sequence genome:
GCGCGAGACAACAATGTTAAGCGATAGTACACGTGACTACCTTCTGTGACATTACGAAGCATGTTATCGGTTACTTGCTGTCATTCTTCCTTGTTAAAAAAGCTATCTGGTAAGGAAAACTCTTCCCCTTGACTGAAGTTATCCTTCTCATCATCCTCTGGTTTCTGCATTTGTTACAACAAATCAATGAAACCGTATGACCGATCAGACTCTAGATGCTAATGCAAAATTGTGGTAAACTTATGCACAAATCGAAATCTAATCTATTCAGAGTGTTCATACAAAAGTTAAAAGGAATATAACAAAGTAATTGAGATATTGGGTTTCACAAATCACCAGCATTTCTAGGTTGAAGAAGCGGTCCAATAGTTGCAAAACTTCATCAGCAGAGAATTGTCTGTCAAGGCTGGACGAATTCACATTTGGTCAGCTTGGAAACCACAAACTTCATTGTCGCAGAAATTGAAGAATTCACATACAAACACCTTTTTCTCAAGTATTCCATGAGGCCATAGAGAACAAAGTGACGATGAATGCCTACAAATATGCAGACCAGATTTAGACCATATGTtcaacaaagaaagaaattatttagaaatttattttaagTTGGACGAAACAGGGTTCACAAAACAATATTTGCCAGAATTCGCAAATCCAAGATGTAAGAACCGGCTCTTTTCAGATCATCCATTTAATcatttttgttttattatttttcctgAAGTTGTTCTGTTCACTCGTAATGTGTAAGCATTACCACATTTATTTCACTAGAAATACAGTATAATAACTGCGAGAATATAATCACTCTGCACAAATTTTACGTTATGTCAGATCTGTGTGTACTTAAAAATCAAAGGTCAAGTTCTATTGCAAAGCACTCGATCAGCGTAACTTAGTAAAATAAGTAATCAATTAGCAATGCCAATTGTGCTCTCTGCTATGATCTCTTCAACATATATAGACATAGACGCCCTTTGAAAAATGTCATGAGAATATTTATATAGTCGTACTCCATCATGGATGTACAGATGATGCCCTCATATGATTAACTCAAAGTCACTCTATGAAATCCAAGTTggtttctgttttttttcttggtaaaaaataatcaaatggGAAATTTCATGCTTTCCCAATTTTTCACAATGTCACTGCAGTGGTCCTGTAGGGCTGTAGGGGCTCTACACACTGCAACTCTACACAACAATTTATTCAAATATTTCGCATGTAAGACAAAGGAGCCTCATTCGACATGCTATAGTTGAAACCTTTACAACAGAATTCATGTTTAAGAAAAAACAACAGAATTCCAACCTTGCACATCAATTTAACAATGAGGGGGATATGCTATTTCTTCCGAGTGAAAATACACAATTTGTTTAGCATTAAACACCAACTTTTGTCACATACAGGCATGGATATGGTACTTTTTTTAGGTAAAGTAATAAGATTATCCCAGCCTTTAACGGATATGATACTAAGATGCCTGATTCATTGCTTTCCTATTTTGCCTGTTAATGATATTAGCAACCTATCCTCAGAACTGCAATACATGTTCCCCACAGCCATATTACAAATCCAGTTATTCATATAGCACTATACTCTAAACTCACGCTCACTAAAATAGATgcagtcactaatgacgtttTGAAATGGAATAGCTTATCTACCACTCCAAGTTGTTTCCATCATGTCAGCACTAGCAAAATTGCCCATGCAAATTGCGTGGTTAGATTTAAAATCATTATGGTTCATTGATAGACTCTTGTACCATTGTAGGAAAAATCTTGGTTGCTCATGATAAAGGATAAATAAACACCAATACGATTATTTGCTTTAGATTACCCAGTGTCCATGCATTACATCTTCTCGGGCAACTGTACAAGTTGCATTGACAAATACCATTACTTGGAAAGATCCTATTCACACAAAATATGATCTAACATCAATCTATGAGTTGAGGAGGGCCTCAGCTCGAGCGGCACGTAGGGCGGAGCGGAGTTTTTGTGCTCAGCGCGGCTAGGCTGCGAGCGGTGTGCAGGGGTAGTGGTTTTTTCATGCGAATCTTCTCTAGGGTTTTTCGGACGATTTTGTAAGGCGATCATTTTTTAGCGATGCTggtgggaggggagggagggggtgatGCATGACCACATTTGTGCTTTATATTAGTAGAGATAAAGCAATCCTCATCTATGCAAATCAGCCGGCTAAATT
This genomic interval carries:
- the LOC133885935 gene encoding uncharacterized protein LOC133885935, with translation MDHVESAPDSPAQAPPSSASSLPKEQSQVELELRLLQALEFYPPSKLKGIHRHFVLYGLMEYLRKSLDRQFSADEVLQLLDRFFNLEMLKPEDDEKDNFSQGEEFSLPDSFFNKEE